From Draconibacterium halophilum, one genomic window encodes:
- a CDS encoding CsgG/HfaB family protein produces MLKKMNFRSVVFFLLILVVGSCSPVFHQPLGTSREAELGPETRMKKELLDLPEPQEQIVVAVYKFRDQTGQYKPSETGASWSTAVTQGATNILMRALEESGWFIPIERENISNLLNERKIIRSSREQYEGGGNMLLPPLLFAGVLIEGGIVSYESNVFTGGAGVRYFGADASAQYREDRVSIYLRAVSTSNGKVLKTVYTTKSILSQEVSMGVFRYVKFKRLLEAETGFTYNEPTEMAVTEAIEKGIQSLIIEGVIDNLWALKDTAQQNSQVFEAYLKEKEDNLEEDLMGRHYEKEYRDNHYMSVSGAVQMYNGDYSKSSPRPGGSLNFGVGLNKSFFLEAGFGPSVIHVNNIYGSMEYSGHLNLMFLANTRDKYSPYLKTGIGTLYDFGGTIGVSDKELIPFLSFGGGMEYLFTRRFGVTGGAFFNQFLSDSFDGSMSGTFNDSFWGFDLGLRMYF; encoded by the coding sequence ATGCTGAAAAAAATGAATTTCAGGAGTGTTGTGTTTTTTTTGTTGATTTTGGTAGTTGGATCATGCAGTCCTGTATTTCACCAACCCTTGGGCACTTCTCGCGAAGCCGAACTTGGGCCTGAAACACGCATGAAAAAGGAATTACTCGATTTACCGGAACCGCAGGAACAGATTGTTGTAGCGGTGTACAAATTCCGCGACCAGACCGGCCAGTATAAACCTTCAGAAACCGGTGCCAGCTGGTCCACAGCAGTTACACAGGGCGCCACAAATATCCTGATGCGGGCACTCGAGGAATCGGGGTGGTTTATACCCATCGAACGTGAAAACATCAGCAACCTGCTGAACGAACGAAAAATTATCCGCTCAAGTCGCGAGCAGTACGAAGGAGGAGGAAACATGCTGCTTCCGCCGCTGCTTTTTGCCGGTGTGCTTATCGAGGGCGGAATTGTTTCCTATGAATCAAATGTATTTACCGGCGGGGCAGGAGTGCGTTACTTTGGCGCCGATGCCTCAGCACAATACCGCGAAGACCGGGTAAGTATATACCTGCGTGCGGTTTCAACCAGTAACGGGAAAGTGCTGAAAACAGTTTATACTACCAAGTCCATCCTTTCGCAGGAAGTGTCGATGGGCGTATTCCGCTATGTAAAATTTAAACGCTTGTTGGAAGCCGAAACCGGATTTACCTACAACGAGCCTACTGAAATGGCCGTTACCGAAGCCATTGAAAAAGGCATACAAAGTTTAATTATCGAAGGTGTAATCGACAATCTTTGGGCGTTAAAAGATACTGCTCAACAGAATTCTCAGGTTTTTGAAGCGTACTTAAAGGAAAAAGAGGATAACCTGGAAGAGGATTTAATGGGCCGACATTACGAAAAAGAGTACCGCGACAATCACTATATGTCTGTTTCCGGTGCGGTGCAAATGTACAACGGCGATTATTCAAAAAGTAGTCCCCGGCCGGGTGGCTCACTCAATTTTGGAGTGGGACTCAATAAATCGTTTTTCCTGGAAGCCGGTTTTGGTCCATCGGTAATTCATGTAAACAATATTTACGGATCAATGGAGTACAGTGGTCATCTCAATTTAATGTTCCTGGCCAATACCCGCGATAAATATTCGCCCTATCTGAAAACAGGAATTGGTACGCTGTACGATTTTGGCGGAACAATTGGTGTGTCAGACAAAGAACTCATTCCTTTTCTCTCCTTTGGGGGTGGAATGGAATACCTGTTTACCCGCCGTTTTGGTGTTACAGGAGGCGCGTTTTTTAATCAGTTTCTTTCCGATTCGTTCGACGGATCGATGTCGGGAACGTTTAACGACAGTTTCTGGGGATTTGATTTGGGATTACGGATGTATTTTTAA
- a CDS encoding carboxypeptidase regulatory-like domain-containing protein, with product MKTKLWIPAIFLLLIFVGCEEEKIDIEKFGSVSGVVLDGEDYTPLEGVLVSTSPASSTTLTNAEGVFEFNKVKEGEVAVTARKKDFLSGSVSVAVYESESTALTFFMLKDDKDVGWVSIYDPVPGNGAIDQQTSFTFQWNVDQQNRSKELDYTVYYFESGSTVQKIAGENLTASEVIVDGLNYSTTYYWYVVAKYEGDKVANSPTWSFKTDDNNE from the coding sequence ATGAAAACAAAATTATGGATACCGGCAATTTTTCTTTTGCTCATTTTTGTGGGGTGCGAAGAAGAAAAAATTGATATTGAAAAGTTTGGAAGCGTAAGCGGCGTTGTCCTCGATGGCGAAGATTATACCCCTCTCGAAGGGGTGCTAGTCTCAACCAGTCCTGCCAGCTCTACAACCTTAACAAATGCAGAGGGTGTGTTTGAATTTAATAAAGTAAAAGAAGGCGAAGTTGCTGTAACAGCCCGTAAAAAGGACTTCCTGAGCGGAAGTGTAAGTGTGGCTGTATATGAAAGTGAATCAACTGCCCTTACTTTTTTTATGCTGAAAGATGATAAGGATGTGGGATGGGTAAGTATTTACGATCCGGTTCCCGGTAACGGCGCTATCGATCAGCAAACATCGTTTACCTTTCAGTGGAACGTGGATCAGCAAAACAGAAGTAAAGAACTGGATTATACAGTCTATTATTTTGAATCAGGTTCTACAGTTCAGAAAATTGCCGGCGAAAACCTTACGGCTTCCGAAGTGATTGTCGACGGACTTAATTATTCCACAACTTACTATTGGTATGTGGTTGCCAAATACGAAGGCGATAAAGTGGCCAACAGCCCAACCTGGTCGTTTAAAACGGATGATAATAACGAGTAA